One Arthrobacter sp. StoSoilB20 DNA segment encodes these proteins:
- a CDS encoding NERD domain-containing protein, producing the protein MRFIPEEPHFTEGQSAERSVWEALNRTLPDDAVLAHSVQLRDGRAEHEIDILVLWPGVGMAAIEVKGGRISVENGQWLQSDRGGSHKIQSPVVQSQSSHHALKNWLGRQLGTPLTSRFAYMVAFPYTSVPKEWGMAGCPRTLVLDDRQCESPAELVRRAIETEGGGASPLATAFMERIERQLAGSLDGGTGAPVSPREDEDTQDHLTERQAVLLQATRSLTRVRFTGGAGSGKTWLAVEKARMLSKQGKRVGLFCYNKGLGQYLQDRVSSWRQAKPIFTGEFHEYVRQLGVPDGKGQDYFDVEMPRLLREMAGTMPAHQRLDAVIVDEAQDFAPLWWEALLACTADPENGEVYAFMDDRQDVYKRWGGLTADLNQGPTATFVPIHIDENLRNTRKIAETFKPFAGEHFTPRGSTGLPVRRVHCSTDEALDVAGDCVEALIDEGWANNQIALLTTKERHPVHLDYFDRGATEEYWREFHAGDAEFYGHVLGFKGLERSVVILCVNGFKDMARAAEQLYVGLSRARSLLVVVGDSELLEEAGGRELKHSLARAEAWDYSLAVPG; encoded by the coding sequence ATGAGATTCATACCCGAAGAACCGCATTTCACTGAGGGCCAGAGTGCAGAACGTTCAGTGTGGGAAGCCCTCAATCGAACCCTCCCGGACGATGCTGTGCTAGCCCACTCCGTTCAGCTGCGGGATGGCAGGGCAGAACATGAGATCGACATTTTGGTCCTCTGGCCGGGGGTGGGCATGGCGGCGATCGAAGTCAAAGGTGGCCGAATCTCCGTGGAAAATGGTCAATGGTTACAGTCCGACAGGGGCGGAAGCCACAAGATTCAGAGCCCGGTAGTGCAGTCTCAAAGTTCTCACCACGCCCTGAAGAACTGGCTGGGGCGGCAGCTCGGTACACCGCTGACCAGTCGCTTCGCCTACATGGTCGCGTTCCCCTACACCTCCGTTCCAAAGGAGTGGGGCATGGCTGGGTGCCCCCGCACTTTGGTTCTGGACGACAGACAATGCGAGTCGCCGGCTGAACTCGTCCGGAGGGCCATAGAAACAGAGGGTGGCGGTGCCTCACCACTGGCGACCGCGTTCATGGAACGTATCGAACGACAGCTTGCCGGGTCACTTGATGGCGGCACCGGCGCCCCCGTGAGTCCAAGGGAAGACGAGGACACCCAAGACCATCTAACTGAGCGCCAAGCAGTCTTGCTCCAGGCAACGCGTTCCCTTACCCGCGTTCGCTTTACCGGTGGGGCGGGCAGTGGGAAGACGTGGCTTGCTGTCGAGAAAGCCCGAATGTTGAGTAAACAAGGTAAGCGCGTCGGTCTCTTTTGTTACAACAAGGGATTAGGGCAATACCTGCAAGACCGGGTCTCGTCGTGGCGGCAAGCCAAACCAATCTTCACCGGCGAATTTCACGAGTACGTTCGCCAGCTTGGGGTGCCTGATGGCAAGGGCCAGGACTACTTCGATGTAGAGATGCCACGGCTTCTCCGGGAAATGGCCGGCACTATGCCCGCACACCAGCGACTGGATGCGGTGATCGTTGACGAAGCACAGGACTTCGCCCCTTTATGGTGGGAAGCATTGCTGGCATGCACTGCTGACCCAGAGAACGGCGAAGTTTATGCCTTCATGGACGACCGCCAGGACGTTTACAAAAGATGGGGCGGGCTCACGGCCGACCTCAACCAAGGACCTACAGCAACCTTTGTCCCCATCCACATCGACGAGAATCTGCGGAACACCCGAAAAATTGCGGAAACCTTCAAACCGTTTGCCGGCGAGCATTTCACGCCGCGAGGCAGCACCGGACTACCCGTTCGTAGAGTCCACTGCTCCACCGACGAAGCCCTCGACGTCGCGGGGGACTGTGTAGAAGCGCTAATTGATGAAGGGTGGGCAAATAACCAGATAGCCCTACTGACCACCAAGGAAAGGCACCCCGTTCATCTGGACTACTTTGACCGTGGTGCCACCGAGGAATACTGGCGCGAATTTCATGCGGGTGATGCGGAGTTTTATGGCCATGTCTTGGGGTTCAAGGGACTTGAAAGATCCGTCGTCATACTCTGTGTCAACGGCTTTAAGGACATGGCCCGAGCCGCCGAACAGCTCTACGTCGGGTTGTCCCGGGCACGGAGCTTGCTGGTCGTCGTGGGTGATTCAGAGCTCCTGGAAGAAGCGGGCGGACGGGAACTGAAGCACTCCCTTGCGCGCGCTGAGGCTTGGGACTACTCGCTGGCGGTGCCCGGATGA